The Achromobacter spanius genome includes the window GGTGATGTGGGCCAGGCCCTTGATGTCGGTGCCATGCTTGGCCAGGGCGGCCAGCACTTGCTTCACGTAGATGCGCGTGGGGGCCATCACGACGTCAACCAGCGGCTGGCCGTGGAAATCGTCGGTGGGCTTGGCGCCGGCGCGTTCGATGATCTTGCGCACCAGCGAAAAACCGTTGGAATGCACGCCGCTGGAGGCCAGGCCCAGCACCACGTCGCCCGGCTTGATCGACTTGCCGTCGATGATGGCGGACTTTTCCACCGCACCCACCGCGAAGCCGGCCAGGTCGTATTCGCCGTCCGGGTACATGCCCGGCATTTCAGCGGTTTCGCCGCCGATCAGCGCGCAGCCCGACAGTTCGCAGCCCTTGGCAATGCCGCCCACCACCGACGCCGCCGTGTCCACCGAAAGCTTGCCGCAGGCAAAGTAGTCCAGGAAGAACAGGGGCTCGGCGCCCTGCACCAGGATGTCGTTGACGCTCATGGCGACCAGGTCGATACCCACGGTGTCGTGGCGATTCCACTCGAACGCCAGGCGCAGCTTGGTGCCCACGCCGTCGGTGCCCGACACCAGCACGGGCTCGTTGTACTTCTTGGGCACTTCGAACAGCGCGCCAAAGCCGCCGATACCGGCCAGCACCCCGGGGCGCATGGTGCGCGCGGCGAGGGGTTTGATACGGTCGACCAGGGCGTCGCCTGCGTCGATGTCGACACCGGCATCGCGGTAGGTCAAGGGGGCTTTAGGTTGATTCGTCATGAGAAATGCCGTGGGGTATGTAACAATTGCTGGGAATTTGGTGGAACGCCCCGCATTTTACGATGTTGTGGGCTTGTGCAGGGTTCCGGCCGGCCGCGCGTGGCGAAAGCAATGCGGCCGGGTTGGGCCGCCGCCGGGGCCAAAAGCGCGCAAACCCAAGCCTGGCAAAGCCCTTGGGCGCGACACCATGCCCCCAGGTGGTTTAAAGTGTTGGGTTGGCTGGGTTGGATTTTGCCAGTTTCTGGCGGGCAATACCCGAATCGGCCCCATGCATCACCGTTTTTTGGCTTTTCCGGCAACATCGGCCTGCCCATCGCGCCGCAGCGAGCCCCGCGTATTCAATACCGCGCAGGGCCTTGGAAGTACCGAACAAGCCTGATTGATAACCTCTCATGAACCGCCAGCTGTTGCTTGACGTTCTTCCCGCGCCAGCGCCATCGCTGAACAACTATATCGCCGGCCCCAACGGGGAAGCGCTGGCAGCCGTGCGCGCGCTCGATCCGGGCCGCGCGCTGTACATCTGGGGCGCCGCGGGCTGCGGCCGCACCCACCTGCTGCGTGCGCTGACCGCGCGCCCGGACGCCGTCTTCGTCGACCCCGCCAAGGGCGAAACCATGCTGCGCCGCCTGGCCGAAGCCGATTCCAAATCGCCCATGCCGAAGTTCGTGGCGGTTGACGACGTGCACCGCATGGACGACAGCCGCCAGGCCGCCCTGTTTGCGCTGTACAACCGCTGGCGTGAATCCGCCGCCACGGGCCGCGCCTTTGCGCTGGCGCTGGCGGGCGACCGCGCCCCGCTGTCGATGCCGCTGCGCGAAGACCTGCGCACGCGCCTGGGCTGGGACCTGGTGTTCCGCCTGGACCCGCTGTCCGACGCCGACAAGCTGGCCGCCCTGTCCGCGCAAGCCGCCGAACGCGGCATGCATCTGGCGCCTGAAATCATCAACTGGATGCTGATCCACCACGAGCGCGACATCCGCAAGCTGGCCGCATTGATCGACGCGCTTGACCGCTATTCCCTGGCCACCGGCCGTCCCATCACCCTGCCATTGCTGCGCGCCATGCTCGCAGATCCTGATTCGCAACGCACATGACATCCCGACGTCTCGCCCTGTTCGACCTGGACCACACCCTGTTGCCGCTGGATAGCGACTATCAATGGGCCGACTATCTGGCCCGTACGGGCCGAGCGGGCGATCCCGACGAAGCCCGCCGTCAGAACGACGACCTGATGGACCGCTACAACCGCGGCGAACTCACCGCCGAACAGGCCGCCGAGTTCATGCTGGGCCTGTTGGCGGCGCACTCGCCGTTCGACCTGGCCGACTGGCATGAGGAATTCATGCGTGAAGTGATCCGCCCGTCCATCACCGCCGACGCGCGCGCGCTGGTTCAATCGCACCTGGACGCCGGCGACCTGTGCGCCATCGTCACGGCCACCAACAGCTTCGTCACCGCCCCCATCGCGCGCGCCTTCGGCGTGCCGCACCTGGTGGCCACCGACGCCGAATACCTGCGCGGCCGCTACACCGGCCGCATCCTGGGCACGCCCAGCTTCAAGGAAGGCAAGGTGGTGCGCGTGAACGATTGGCTGGCCAATATGGGATTTGGGCTTGCGGATTTCCCCGAATCGTTTTTCTATAGCGATTCGGTCAATGATGTACCCCTGCTCGAAAAGGTGACCCGTCCGATCGCCGCCAACCCCAGCCCAACCCTGCGCACCATCGCGCAAGACCGTGGCTGGCAAGTGATCGACTTGTTCGACCACATGGAAGACTCGAAGTCATAAATGATCACTGAAACCATAAAAAAATTCGTCGGCCGCTTGTTCGCGCCGGCACCTCGGGGGCCGTTGCGCATTGGGCGCGACAAGCACGGCATTGACCGCCGCAACGTTTCTCGCCACGCCATCAAGGTCTGCGAAGTCCTGCGCCAGCACGGCTATGAAGGCTATATCGTGGGCGGCGCGGTGCGCGACCTGATCGTGGGGCTTGAGCCCAAGGATTTCGACGTGGCCACCAACGCCACGCCCGAACAGATCCGCCCGCTGTTTCGCCGCGCCCGCATCATTGGCCGCCGCTTCCAGTTGGTGCACGTGGTCTTCGGCCAGGAAATCATCGAAACGTCCACCTTCCGCGCCCCGGCGTCCGAAGAGCAGGAAACCGACGAGCACGGCCGCATCCTGCGCGACAACGTATTCGGCTCGCAGGAAGAAGACGCCAAGCGCCGCGACTTCACCATGAACGCGCTGTACTACGACCCGCACAACGAGGAAGTCATTGACTACCACAATGGCGTGGCCGACCTGAAAAAGCGCCAGGTCCGCATCATTGGCGATCCGGTCAAGCGTTACCGCGAAGACCCGGTGCGAATGCTGCGCGCCGTGCGTTTCGCCGCCAAGCTCAACGGCACGATCGACCCGGCCACGCGCCAGCCGATCAGCACCATGGCCGAGCTCATCGAAAACGTGCCGGCCTCGCGCCTGTTCGACGAGATGCTCAAGCTGTTGACTTGCGGCCACGCCATGGACTGCCTGCGGCAGTTACGCGCCGACGGCCTGCACAACGGCCTGCTGCCCTTGCTGGACGTGGTGCTGGAACAGCCCGGTGGCGAGCACTTCGTGGAACTGGCGCTGGAACGCACCGACGCGCGTGTGCGCGCCGGCAAGACGATCAGCCCCAGCTTCCTGTTTGCCGCGCTGCTGTGGCAGCAGGTGGAGGTGCGCTGGAAGCAGTTGCGCGCCCAAGGCGAGCACACCATTCCGGCGCTGTCGCAAGCGGCGGATTCGGTGCTGGACGAGCAAACCGAAAAGCTGGCCATTCAGCGCCGCTTTTCGTCGGACATGCGCGAAATCTGGTTCATGCAGCCGCGTTTTGAACGCCGCATGGGCAAGACCATTTTCCGCATGATCGAACAACCGCGCTTTCGCGCCGCCTGCGATTTCCTGCAGTTGCGCGCCGCCGCCGGCGAGTTCGACAGCGTGTTGGCGCAGTGGTGGATGGACTTGGCCAATGCCGACGACGCCACCCGCGCCGACATGATCGAAGAAGTCTCGCGGCTGCCGCGCGAAGCCGGCGACGGCGGCCCCAGCGGCCCTGCCTCGTCGACGTCCACGCGCAAGCGTCGGCGCCCGCGCCGTTCGCCGTCGCGCGGCCCGGCCACCCCCGAGTAAGCGCGTGTCGCCCCGCTTGGTCCGCGCCTATATCGGCCTGGGCGCCAATCTGGGCGACAGCGCCGCCACCTTGCGCGGCGTGCTGGCCGAGCTGCAAGCCTCGGACGGCATCAAGGCGGTGACGGCATCGCCGTTCTACCGCAGCGCCCCGGTCGAGGCCACCGGCCCCGATTTCGTGAATGCCGTGGCGGCGCTGAACACGAGTCTTTCTCCCCTGGCGTTGCTGGACACGCTACAGGGGTTGGAGAATCTGCATGGGCGGCAGCGCCCGTACAGGAACGCGCCTCGCACGTTGGATCTGGACGTGTTGACGTACGGCGATCTGGCGGTGAATCAGGAACGGCTGACCTTGCCGCATCCACGGATGCATCAGCGCGCGTTCGTGCTGCTGCCGCTGCGGGATCTGGCGCCGGACATGGTGGTGCTTGGCCGGCCGATTTCGGCTTGGGTTGATGAGATTCGGGATCAGGCGATTGAGCGGATGCCCGCCTGATGGGTTACGCGCGCTGAACGCTGGTTCTCGCGCAACGGCCAACCCGCGCTTCACCCATCCTACGAAGGACAGGGCGCCAACATGCACCGTAGGATGGGTGAAGCGCGGGAACCAGGTCAAAAATGCCCAAGCCCCCATCGCGCGCAACCCATCTGCCGAGCCCCATCGCGCAACCCATCCCACCGCCCCGCCCTACGCCCCCCAAACAATCACCCTTTCGCCGCAAACCCCATCATCGCGCGCTCCACATCCTCAACCCGCGGCAACCCGGCCTCATTCCCCAGATACTGGATCTTGTGCGCCGACGCCGCGCGCGCGAAGGTGAAATGTTCCAGCCAGGGCAATTCAGGCCGGTTCAAATACGACCACACATAAGCCCCATGGAACACGTCGCCCGCCCCTGACGTATCCACAATGCGATCGCCCGGCACGTTCAGCGACGGCAGGGTATCCACCCGCCCCGTCTCGTCGTACCAGAGCATGCCGCGCTCGCCCATCGTGACGGCGCCGATGCGGCAGCCTCGGGCTTTCAGCAGGTCAAGCAAGCCTTCCGGGCTCAAGCCCAATTGTTCGCACATGCGCTCCGCGCAGACCGCCACGTCGATAAACCGCAGCAGCTCGTCGGTGTTCTCGCGCATGCCGCCGCCGTCCAGCGACGTCAGCACGCCCGCCTGCCGGCACGCGCGCGCGTAATGCAGCGCGGCGTCGGGCTGGTGCCCGTCCAGATGCAGCGCGCGATAGCCGCTGATATCCAGCTTCGGAAACTCATTCAGGTATTCAACGTCGCGCGCCCGCACGATGGCGCGCTTGCCGTGGTTGGGCATGATGAACGACAGCGACGAACGGCGTACATGCCGCGCATGCAGCGTGATGCCGTGCGCGGCGGCCATGTCGGTGTACATGTGGCCCAGCCAGTCGGGCGCCAGCGAACAGATCAGATCGGGCGGCGTGCCCAGCCGACCGCAGGCGAATGCCGCCGTGACGGCGTTGCCGCCGAAGGACACCGCGTAGTCCCGCGCCACGCTTTTTTCATCACCGGTTGGCCATTGATCCGCCA containing:
- a CDS encoding HAD family hydrolase gives rise to the protein MTSRRLALFDLDHTLLPLDSDYQWADYLARTGRAGDPDEARRQNDDLMDRYNRGELTAEQAAEFMLGLLAAHSPFDLADWHEEFMREVIRPSITADARALVQSHLDAGDLCAIVTATNSFVTAPIARAFGVPHLVATDAEYLRGRYTGRILGTPSFKEGKVVRVNDWLANMGFGLADFPESFFYSDSVNDVPLLEKVTRPIAANPSPTLRTIAQDRGWQVIDLFDHMEDSKS
- the hda gene encoding DnaA regulatory inactivator Hda; amino-acid sequence: MNRQLLLDVLPAPAPSLNNYIAGPNGEALAAVRALDPGRALYIWGAAGCGRTHLLRALTARPDAVFVDPAKGETMLRRLAEADSKSPMPKFVAVDDVHRMDDSRQAALFALYNRWRESAATGRAFALALAGDRAPLSMPLREDLRTRLGWDLVFRLDPLSDADKLAALSAQAAERGMHLAPEIINWMLIHHERDIRKLAALIDALDRYSLATGRPITLPLLRAMLADPDSQRT
- a CDS encoding 2-amino-4-hydroxy-6-hydroxymethyldihydropteridine diphosphokinase, translated to MSPRLVRAYIGLGANLGDSAATLRGVLAELQASDGIKAVTASPFYRSAPVEATGPDFVNAVAALNTSLSPLALLDTLQGLENLHGRQRPYRNAPRTLDLDVLTYGDLAVNQERLTLPHPRMHQRAFVLLPLRDLAPDMVVLGRPISAWVDEIRDQAIERMPA
- a CDS encoding sugar kinase gives rise to the protein MSDALFIGHTYIDVTVLADQWPTGDEKSVARDYAVSFGGNAVTAAFACGRLGTPPDLICSLAPDWLGHMYTDMAAAHGITLHARHVRRSSLSFIMPNHGKRAIVRARDVEYLNEFPKLDISGYRALHLDGHQPDAALHYARACRQAGVLTSLDGGGMRENTDELLRFIDVAVCAERMCEQLGLSPEGLLDLLKARGCRIGAVTMGERGMLWYDETGRVDTLPSLNVPGDRIVDTSGAGDVFHGAYVWSYLNRPELPWLEHFTFARAASAHKIQYLGNEAGLPRVEDVERAMMGFAAKG
- the purM gene encoding phosphoribosylformylglycinamidine cyclo-ligase; its protein translation is MTNQPKAPLTYRDAGVDIDAGDALVDRIKPLAARTMRPGVLAGIGGFGALFEVPKKYNEPVLVSGTDGVGTKLRLAFEWNRHDTVGIDLVAMSVNDILVQGAEPLFFLDYFACGKLSVDTAASVVGGIAKGCELSGCALIGGETAEMPGMYPDGEYDLAGFAVGAVEKSAIIDGKSIKPGDVVLGLASSGVHSNGFSLVRKIIERAGAKPTDDFHGQPLVDVVMAPTRIYVKQVLAALAKHGTDIKGLAHITGGGLLDNVPRILQAGLSAKLHRDGWEMPKLFQWLQEQGGVEDTEMHRVFNCGIGMVLVVDAAQADAIAETLREQGETVSKIGEIVEQTDGMAQTFVV
- the pcnB gene encoding polynucleotide adenylyltransferase PcnB; this translates as MITETIKKFVGRLFAPAPRGPLRIGRDKHGIDRRNVSRHAIKVCEVLRQHGYEGYIVGGAVRDLIVGLEPKDFDVATNATPEQIRPLFRRARIIGRRFQLVHVVFGQEIIETSTFRAPASEEQETDEHGRILRDNVFGSQEEDAKRRDFTMNALYYDPHNEEVIDYHNGVADLKKRQVRIIGDPVKRYREDPVRMLRAVRFAAKLNGTIDPATRQPISTMAELIENVPASRLFDEMLKLLTCGHAMDCLRQLRADGLHNGLLPLLDVVLEQPGGEHFVELALERTDARVRAGKTISPSFLFAALLWQQVEVRWKQLRAQGEHTIPALSQAADSVLDEQTEKLAIQRRFSSDMREIWFMQPRFERRMGKTIFRMIEQPRFRAACDFLQLRAAAGEFDSVLAQWWMDLANADDATRADMIEEVSRLPREAGDGGPSGPASSTSTRKRRRPRRSPSRGPATPE